ccaaaaatgccagaaaaaagcccaaaaaaaccccaaaaaaatctcaaaaaaggcccaaaaatgccagaaaaaagcccaaaaaataacaaaaaaatctcaaaaaatgcccaaaaaatctgaaaaaaggcccaaaaattgccccaaaaatgccagaaaaaagcccaaaaaataacaaaaaaatctcaaaaaaagcccaaaaaatggccaaaaaaaatcttaaaaaaggtccaaaaatgccagaaaaaagcccaaaaaaaccccaaaaaatacccaaaaaatgtcaaaaaaaggCCCAATAATTGCCCCGAAACTGCCTGAAAAAAGCTcgaaaaaagcccaaaaaatgcccaaaaaatctgaaaaaaggCCCAAAGATTGCCCcaaaaatgccagaaaaaagcccaaaaaatacccaaaaaaatctctaaaaaggccccaaaattgcccaaaaaaaccccaaaaaaacctcaaaaaaggcccaaaaaaatctcaaaaaaagccgaaaaaatacccaaaaaatctccaaaaaaagcccccaaaaaagcggcccaaaaaagcccaaaatggtgatttttttttttctcccgaTGTTGTTGAGTTTTCCTCATTCCCAGATTTCAGGCAGGGCTTCCAAAATTCCTGAATTTCTTCTAATTTATCTCCTCAGCGGTGGTGAGCGTGGTGGCTTCAATAAATTCGGTGGTAAGTCCCAAAATTCGAGGTTTacaccccaaaaaaaattttaaaaaggcagaaaaaattcaaattttggtggatttttcccccatttttcttgGGTGGGGGAAAATCCCCCCCGGAACTGGAATTGAggtggtgaaaaaaaaatttaaaaaataaaaaaaaagagatttttgggggaaaaatgaggtgaaaaaagtgaattttggggttgggaggggttggggtgaaaaaagtgaattttggtTGCAAGGTTGCATGTGTGGAAAAAACggaattttggtggttttgggggaaatcCCCAATTTCAGGAGGTTTTGGTGGAAGCGCCGGTGACCTGgaggtttttaattttattttttggtggaaaaaaaggtggaaaaaaaatggaaattgccccaaaattggggtgagGTCGGAGCTGCAGTGGACCCAAAACCCGagggaaaaatggattttttggtggtgaaagagtggaaaaaatggggaaaaatgagtggaaaatggggaaaaaaaaggaaaaaattaaagggaaaatggagaaaaaatggggagaaaataaagatgaaaaatggagaaaaatgaagggaaaaaatggagaaaaaaaaggaaaaatgaagggaaaaatgatggaaaaatggggaaaaaaaaggaaaaatgaaggggaaaatgagtggaaaatgggggaaaaaagggaaaaattaaagggaaaatggaaaaaaaatgaagaagaaataatgggaaataaagatgaaaatgagggaaaaattaagggaaaaataaagatgaaaaagggaaaattaagggaaaaatgatggaaaaattaaggaaaaaatgagtggaaaatgaagaagaaatgggaaaaaataaagatgaaaaagaggaaaaattaagggaaaaacaatggaaaaatggggggaaaaaaggaaaaattaaaaggggaaaatgagttgaaaatggagaagaaatgggggaaataaagatgaaaaagaggaaaaattatgggaaaaataaagatgaaaagaggaaaaattaagggaaaaatgATGGcaaaatggggaagaaagggaaaaattgaaaaaattgaggggaaaatggagagaaaatgaagaagaaataataGGAAATAAGGatgaaaatgagggaaaaattaagggggaaatggggaaaaataagggaaaaattaaagaaaaaatgagtggaaaatgaagaagaaatcaatggaaataaagatgaaaaagaggaaaaattaaaggtaaaaatggggaaaaatgagggaaaaaaaggaaaaattaagggaaaaaatgagtggaaaatgaagaagaaatcaatggaaataaagaggaaaaagaggaaaaattaagggaaaaatgatggaaaaagaaaaaattaaggggaaaattaagggaaaaattagtggaaaatgaagaagaaatgggaaaaaataaagatgaaaaagaggaaaattaagggaaaaaatggagaaaaatgaaggggaaaatggaaaaataagggaaaatgagaaaaattggggagaaaatgaaggaaaaattaaaaggaaaatggagggaaaataaggaaaaagtttaaaaaaaaataaaggaaaatgatggaaaaatgaTCAAAaggtggagaaaaaaatgagggagaaatggagaaaaaataaaagggaaaatggggaaaatacgagaaaaaaaactgaaatggaaacaaaaaatggggaaaaaaaaggaagaaaaaggaaaaaattggaGCCGTTTTGGGGAGAAAGTTCCAGAAATGGAATTCCAGGCGCTCCCGAGGCGGGAGAAGGTGAAAAAACGgccaaaaaaggagaaatttgggCCCAAATTTGGCGATTTTGGCCCCAAAATGGGGCCCGGGAGGGTTAGAAAGGGGCGGGGCCAAAGAAAGGGGCGGGGTTTTTGCTGGCCACGCCCAAGTCCCGCCCCTCTCATTTgcataatttgttttttttttctttcatgttcgGCGGCAAAAGGACCCCGGGACCAAGGGCCCAGACATGACCCAGGTAATTAATTAATAGTGGTTAATTAGTGGGGATAATTGCTAATTAATGTGCTAATTAATATGCTAATTAATGGGATTTATTGGCGTTAATTAATGGAGGGTAATTAGTGCTAATAAAGATTGAGATGGGGTTGGATTAATTGGTTTAATTAGCAGTGATTAACGGAGTTATAGAAGTAATTAATGGGGCAATTAGGGTAATTAGGGCATTAATTGGTGGCTAATTAGTGCTAATAATCAGAGATTGAATTGGGGGAATAAAGCAAAGAGTTTAATTAGTGGGGTTGGGTTAATTGGTTTAATTAACGGTGTTGTAGAAATAATTAATGGGGTAATTAGGATAATTAGGGCATTAATTGGGGGCTAATTAGTGCTAATAATCAGAGATTGAATTGGGAATGAAGCAAAAAGTTTAATTAGTGGGGTTGGGTTAATTGATTTAATTACGGGGTAATAGAAATAATTAATGGGGTAATTAGGGTAATTAGGGCATTAATTGGGGGCTAATTAGCGCTAATAATCAGAGATTGGATTGGGAATGAAGCAAAGATTTTAATTAGTGTATTTGGATTAATTGATTTAATTAGCGGTGATTAACGGGGTTATAGAAATAATTAATGGGGTAATTAGGGTAATTAGGGCATTAATTGGGGGCTAATTAGTGCTAATAATCAGAGATTGGATTGGGAATGAAGCAAAAAGTTTAATTAGTGGGGTTGGATTAATTGATTTAATTAGCCGGGTAATAGAAATAATTAATGGGGTAATTAGGGTAATTAGTGGGGATCACGTGCGGGGTAAGGGGTGGTGGTGTGGTTAATTAGGGCGTTAATTGGGGGCTAATTAGTGCTAATGACCAGAGATTGGATTGGGGGGAATAAAGCAAAGAGTTTAATTAGTGGGGTTGGATTAATTGAGTTAATTAGCGGTGATTAACGGAGTTATAGAAGTAATTAATGCGGTAATTACGGTAATTAGGGCATTAATTGGTGGCTAATTAGTGCTAATAATCAGAGATTGGATTGGGGGAATGAAGCAAAGAGTTTAATTAGTGTGGTTGGATTAATTGATTTAATTAGGGGTGATTAACGGGTTATAGAAATAATTAATGGGGTAATTAGGGAAATTAGGGCATTAATTGGGGGCTAATTAGTGCTAATGATCAGAGATTGGATTGGAAATGAAGCAAAGAGTTTAATTAGTGGGGTTGGGTTAATTGATTTAATTAGCAGTGATTAACGGAGTTATAGAAGTAATTAATGGGGTAATTAGGGTAATTAGGGCATTAATTGGGGGCTAATTAGTGGTAATGATCAGAGATCGGATTGGGAATGAAGCAAAGAGTTTAATTAGTGTGGTTGGGTTAATTGGTTTAATTAACGGGGTTGTAGAAATAATTAATGGGGTAATTAGGGTAATTAGGGCATTAATTGGGGGCTAATTAGCGCTAATAATCAGAGATTGGATTGGGAATGAAGCAAAGAGTTTAGTGTGGTTGGATTAATTGATTTAATTAACGGGGTTATAGAAATAATGGGGTAATTAGGTAATTAGGGAGTTAATTGGGGGCTAATTAGTGCTAATGATCAGAGATTGGATTGGAAATTAAGCAAAGAGTTTAATTAGTGGGGTTGGATTAATTGATTTAATTATGGggtaaaagaaataattaatggGTAATTAGGGTAATTAGGGCATTAATTGGGGCCTAATTAGCGCTAATAATCAGAGATTGGATTGGGAATGAAGCAATGAGTTTAATTAGTGTGGTTGGGTTAATTGATTTAATTAGCGGGGTAATAGAAATAATTAATGGGGTAATTAGTGGGGATCACGTGCGGGGTAATGGGTGGTGGTGTGGTTAATTAGGGCGTTAATTGGGGGCTAATTAGTGCTAATAATCAGAGATTGGATTGGGAATGAAGCAAAGATTTTAATTAGTGTGTTTGGATTAATTGATTTAATTAGCGGTGATTAACGGGGTTATAGAAATAATTAATGGGGTAATTAGGGCATTAATTGGGGCTAATTAGCACTAATAATCAGAGATTGGATTGGGAATGAAGCAAAGAGTTTAATTAGTGATAATTAACAGGTTTAATTCAAGATAAGGTCGGGATCATTAATGGGGTAATTAGCAGGAATAATTAGTGATGTTGGAGTTAATTAATGGGGTGATTATTGGGTAATTAGTGGGAATTAACAGGCTTAGTTAAAGATAAGGTTCGGATCATTAATGAGGTAATTAGCAGGAATAATTAGTGATGTTGGAGTTAATTAATGGGGTGATTATTGTGTTAATTAGTGGTAACGAAGAGGAATtaagggaaggagctggagttAATTAATGAAAAggattaattaataattaacaaGGTTAGTACTAAGGGCCTTTTAAACCTCAGGAAAGAGGTGAGGAGGGTTAATTAGCAGGCATTAATTAGGTCTGATTCATTAACTAATTAGTAATTAATGTAATTAATGATCAAGTGAGCCCAAACCTGATCTGAtgtgggggaggggcttgggggccattttgggtccTGGCGTGGGGTTAATGAGGGTTAATTAGCGCTAATTACCGCTAATTACCAGTAATTAATGCTAATTAGCGCTAGTTAGTTAATAATTAATTGCAGGGAGCAGGACACCAACCCAATCCTGAtgtgggggaggggcttgggggccattttgggtctTGGCGTGGGGTTAATGAGGGTTAATTAGCGCTAATTACCAGTAATTAGCGCTAATTAATTAGTAATAATTGCAGGGAGCAGGACACCAAGCCAATCCTGATGTGGGGGAGGGGCTTAAGGGCCATTTTAGGGCCCTGGGGTGGGGTTAACGAGGGTTAATTAGCGCTAATTACAAGTGATTAATGCTAATTGATGCTAATTAGCGCTAATTAGTGATTAATTAATTGCAGGGGAGCAGGACAACTCGGACAACAGCACGATCTGAtgtgggggaggggcttgggggccattttggggcccTGGGGTGGGGTTAACGAGGGTTAATTAGCGCTAATTACCAGTGATTAATGCTAATGAATGCTAATTAATGCTAATTAATGATAATTAATTGCAGGGGAGCAGGACAACTCGGACAACAACACGATCTTCGTGCAGGGGCTGGGCGAGAACGTCACCATCGAGTCGGTGGCCGACTACTTCAAACAGATCGGGATCATCAAGGTGAGCgcggggacacctggggacacctgggacacctggggggacagctgggacacacctggggacacctggggggacacctggggggacacacctgggacaggtgggggggacacctggggacacacctgggacagctggggggacagctggggacactcctgggacacctggggggacaggtgggCCACACCTGGGAACactcctgggacacctggggacacacctgggacacctggggggacacctggggacacctgggacaggtggggacacacctgggacacctggggggacagctggggacacctgggacaggtggggacaggtgggccACACCTGGGAACactcctgggacacctggggacacacctgggacacctggggggacacctggggggacaggtggggacacctgggacaggtggggacacacctggggggacaggaggggacactgctgggacacacctggggggacaggaggggacacctggggacacacctgggacacagctgggacaggtggggacacagctggggacaggtgggatacctgggacacacctgggaacacacctggggacacagctggggacagctcagaCAGgtggggatacacctgggacacacctgggacacacctgggacagctggggacacacctggggggacaggtggggacacacctggggggacagctgtgacacagctgggacacctgggacacacctgggacacacctgggacaggtggggacacagctggtACAGATGGGACACAACCTGGGACGCAACTGGGACAGGTGGTTACAcctgggggcaggtggggacacctgggacacacctggggacacctgggacagacctgggacaggtggggacacacctgggaacacctcGGAACACAGGTGGGACACCCTGGGTCACTAGGGGTCacccaggggtcactcaggggtcactcaggggtcactcaggggtcactcagggtcactcggggtcactcagggtcacccagggtcactcagaggtcgCTCAGTGTCAcccagggtcactcaggggtcacccAGGGTCACTGTGGTCCCTCTGTCCCAGACCAACAAGAAGACCGGCCAGCCCATGATCAATCTCTACACCGACCGTGAGACCGGCAAGCTCAAGGGCGAGGCCACCGTGTCCTTCGACGACCCGCCCTCGGCCAAGGCCGCCATCGACTGGTTCGACGGTCAGAATTCCTCAAATTCCcaatattcccaaaattcctgaccctgaaattcccaaatttcccaaatttcccatccCGAATTCCCCCCTGTCCTTCGATGACCGCCCTCGGCCAAGGCCACCATCAGCTGCTCTGACAatcaaaattcctgaaattcctgaaattcctgatcccaaaattcctcaaattcccaaattccccaaattcctgatcccagaattcccgaaattccccaaatcctgaccctgaaattccccaaaattcccaaaatcctgaccctgaaattcccaaaattcccaaaattcccaaaatcctgaccctgaaattccaaaattcccaaaat
This sequence is a window from Haemorhous mexicanus isolate bHaeMex1 unplaced genomic scaffold, bHaeMex1.pri scaffold_279_ctg1, whole genome shotgun sequence. Protein-coding genes within it:
- the LOC132323068 gene encoding RNA-binding protein FUS-like, which encodes MVIFFFLPMLLSFPHSQISGRASKIPEFLLIYLLSGGERGGFNKFGGPRDQGPRHDPGEQDNSDNNTIFVQGLGENVTIESVADYFKQIGIIKTNKKTGQPMINLYTDRETGKLKGEATVSFDDPPSAKAAIDWFDGKEFSGNPIKVSFATRRADFTRGGGGRGRGRGGPMGRGGFGSGGSGGRGGFTGGGGAQQRAGDWKCPNP